A part of Papaver somniferum cultivar HN1 unplaced genomic scaffold, ASM357369v1 unplaced-scaffold_118, whole genome shotgun sequence genomic DNA contains:
- the LOC113330518 gene encoding F-box protein CPR1-like produces MSRPTEEDIDAEQPLTCLPEELILEILHRFPVESLLKFRCVRKKWNILFRNPNFIKNKNSNFLLKYDKNLYSLDYDSSSSLSDSDDPPIKETRYPLNCMIDDLKILGSCNGLVCSSHCGGVVWNPTTNEYRVIPRSDTLPAGFRSASFLGYISFDYGFGYDALSQDSKYVRIVGRSSSTQGKSEVNVYSLKSDSRKRIQHIPYIISHRPSVSAPGVFCNGALHWIAKYYSGSSCKVLIALDLVNETVQEIPQPEILDVGNFGAYRYVNVLEKYLCMLCSSHVDGYEVWMMKDYGVRESWTKLYKIPTLIDVNSVQSVQYLRKMEYFKNDEILLKIKQHEVFNLAGEEALVVYNPKERATKILKHSKNGFSGYSKWRLI; encoded by the coding sequence ATGTCGAGACCTACAGAAGAAGACATCGACGCCGAGCAGCCACTGACGTGCCTTCCTGAAGAACTCATCCTCGAAATTCTTCACAGGTTTCCCGTCGAATCTCTCTTAAAATTCAGGTGCGTTCGTAAGAAGTGGAACATCttattcagaaaccctaactttatcAAAAATAAGAACTCTAATTTCCttctaaaatatgacaaaaatcTATACTCTTTAGAttatgattcatcatcatcgttgTCAGATTCTGATGATCCTCCTATTAAGGAAACTCGTTATCCACTCAATTGTATGATAGATGATTTGAAAATATTGGGTTCTTGCAATGGATTGGTTTGCTCAAGTCATTGTGGTGGTGTAGTTTGGAACCCAACTACCAATGAATATAGAGTAATACCAAGATCGGATACATTGCCAGCTGGATTTCGATCCGCGTCTTTTCTTGGGTACATTAGCTTTGATTATGGGTTTGGTTATGATGCATTAAGTCAAGATTCCAAGTATGTAAGAATTGTGGGTCGTTCAAGTTCAACTCAGGGTAAATCTGAAGTCAATGTTTATTCGTTGAAATCAGATTCTCGAAAACGTATCCAACATATCCCTTATATAATTTCTCACAGACCAAGTGTATCAGCACCGGGGGTGTTCTGcaatggagctcttcattggatTGCAAAATATTATTCAGGAAGCAGCTGCAAAGTTTTAATTGCTTTGGATCTTGTAAATGAGACTGTTCAAGAGATCCCACAACCAGAAATTTTGGATGTTGGAAACTTTGGTGCTTATAGATATGTCAATGTGTTGGAGAAGTACCTATGCATGCTTTGTAGTAGTCATGTGGATGGTTATGAAGTATGGATGATGAAGGATTATGGAGTTAGAGAATCTTGGACGAAGCTCTATAAAATTCCCACCCTTATTGATGTTAATTCTGTTCAGTCAGTTCAGTACTTGAGGAAGATGGAGTATTTTAAAAACGACGAAATTCTACTGAAAATTAAACAGCACGAGGTTTTTAATTTGGCTGGTGAGGAGGCTTTGGTTGTGTATAACCCAAAGGAAAGAGCAACTAAGATTCTAAAGCATAGTAAGAATGGCTTTTCAGGGTATTCGAAGTGGAGACTTATATAA